In Horticoccus luteus, the following proteins share a genomic window:
- a CDS encoding ABC transporter permease codes for MWRYLQIWAASARYAVVRSMMFRFDFLMWALVEFFWIAVNLLLISVIYSHTDSVAGWSKYEMLLLVGTSLLIQRLLMGLFWSSLFELGRNVRSGGFDFFLAQPGNPLFMASTRKLDPDSLVNLCVAIGVVGYSAHQLGLHPSFAQIALYALLVLCGLVVHYSILVLCVSLSFWITNAQGVEGSYFTLAEFSRLPREAFRGAANVVFVWLLPTVIITNAPARTLLHGFAWHDAVWLVAVAAIWFVIAIWVFQRGIRRYSSASS; via the coding sequence ATGTGGCGCTATCTCCAAATCTGGGCCGCCAGCGCGCGCTACGCCGTCGTGCGCTCGATGATGTTTCGTTTCGACTTTTTGATGTGGGCGCTGGTCGAGTTTTTCTGGATCGCGGTCAACCTGCTCCTGATCTCCGTCATCTATTCGCATACCGATTCCGTCGCCGGCTGGTCTAAATACGAGATGCTGCTCCTCGTCGGCACTTCGCTCCTGATTCAACGCCTGCTGATGGGACTGTTTTGGAGCAGCTTGTTCGAGCTGGGCCGCAACGTGCGCAGCGGCGGCTTTGACTTCTTTCTCGCGCAACCGGGTAACCCCCTGTTCATGGCGTCGACCCGCAAGCTCGATCCCGACAGTCTCGTCAACCTCTGCGTCGCGATCGGTGTCGTCGGTTATTCGGCGCACCAGTTGGGCCTGCATCCTTCCTTCGCCCAAATCGCGCTCTATGCCCTGCTCGTGTTGTGCGGGCTTGTCGTGCATTACAGCATCCTCGTTCTCTGCGTATCGCTTTCGTTCTGGATCACCAACGCCCAAGGCGTCGAAGGAAGCTATTTCACCTTGGCCGAATTTTCCCGCCTGCCACGCGAGGCCTTCCGGGGTGCCGCCAACGTGGTTTTCGTCTGGCTGTTGCCAACCGTGATCATCACCAACGCCCCCGCCCGCACGTTGCTGCACGGCTTCGCATGGCACGACGCCGTCTGGCTCGTCGCCGTGGCTGCGATCTGGTTCGTGATCGCGATCTGGGTTTTCCAACGTGGCATCCGCCGCTATTCCAGCGCCAGCTCATGA
- a CDS encoding ABC transporter permease translates to MIAALVKYRQAFLVGMQSNLVYRWNFALRGFFSFFHLAVVFILWGAAYQGNGMIGGFSLDQTITYFVAMLVLQFFISAFNEDYQISEEIRNGLINQFLLKPINYFLYRFSIFVAARLVSGLLVLIPLVVALPWLHAHLALPHELWRFGLGAVAMLLSAVIQFSIAFCFGLLTFWFLEIQSFVILSMAVESLLGGQVFPLDLMPPALFRISQFLPYFYQMYFPVAVLTGRLDFAATCQGLLIQSAWVVVLLAFNQFLWRRGLRRHTAVGG, encoded by the coding sequence ATGATCGCTGCGCTGGTCAAATACCGCCAAGCCTTCCTCGTCGGGATGCAGAGCAATCTCGTCTATCGATGGAATTTTGCGCTCCGCGGATTCTTTTCGTTTTTCCACCTCGCGGTGGTGTTCATCCTGTGGGGCGCGGCCTATCAGGGCAACGGCATGATCGGCGGCTTCAGCCTGGACCAGACGATCACTTACTTCGTCGCGATGCTCGTGCTTCAGTTTTTCATCAGTGCCTTCAACGAAGATTATCAAATCAGCGAAGAAATCCGCAACGGGCTCATCAATCAGTTCCTGCTCAAGCCCATCAACTATTTCCTCTATCGGTTCAGCATCTTCGTCGCGGCCCGGCTTGTTTCCGGTCTGCTTGTCTTGATTCCCCTCGTGGTGGCGCTGCCGTGGCTGCATGCCCACCTGGCTTTGCCGCATGAGTTGTGGCGCTTCGGGCTCGGCGCCGTGGCAATGCTGCTCTCCGCGGTGATCCAGTTCAGCATCGCGTTCTGCTTCGGGCTGCTGACGTTTTGGTTTCTGGAAATCCAGTCTTTCGTCATCCTCTCGATGGCCGTGGAATCGTTGCTTGGCGGGCAGGTGTTCCCTCTGGATTTGATGCCGCCGGCGCTCTTCCGCATCTCGCAGTTTCTGCCTTACTTTTATCAAATGTATTTTCCCGTCGCCGTGCTCACCGGCCGCTTGGACTTCGCCGCCACGTGCCAGGGACTGCTGATCCAATCGGCCTGGGTGGTGGTGCTGCTCGCGTTCAACCAATTCCTGTGGCGCCGGGGTTTGCGCCGTCACACCGCCGTGGGCGGCTGA
- a CDS encoding ParA family protein, with amino-acid sequence MSTLVFSIANQKGGVGKTTTAVNLAAALAEKKIETLLVDLDPQANATSAIGIEKQEGRSLYGPLHDNGTAEEMITATSYPHLSLIPSEEDLAAAEIELAQTENYLMKLRGVLSSVRESGRFRVILIDCPPALGMLSMNSLAAADYLLITLQCEYLALEGLGQILRNVERLKTANINSALELGGVVMTMFDIRTRLSRQVVDEVKNHLPDKIFSTVIPRTVRLSEAPSFGQTIFAYDPLSPGATAYRNLAKELIERFKLHA; translated from the coding sequence ATGAGCACCCTCGTTTTCAGCATCGCAAATCAGAAGGGCGGCGTCGGCAAGACCACGACCGCCGTGAATCTTGCCGCCGCGCTGGCCGAGAAGAAGATCGAGACGCTGCTCGTCGACCTCGATCCACAGGCCAACGCCACGAGCGCCATCGGGATTGAAAAGCAGGAGGGTCGAAGCCTCTACGGCCCGCTCCACGACAACGGCACCGCCGAGGAAATGATTACCGCGACCAGCTACCCGCATCTTTCCCTCATTCCCAGCGAGGAGGATTTGGCCGCCGCCGAGATCGAACTCGCGCAAACGGAAAACTACCTGATGAAACTGCGCGGCGTGTTGTCGTCCGTGCGCGAGTCGGGCCGCTTTCGTGTCATCCTCATCGATTGTCCGCCTGCGCTCGGCATGCTGTCGATGAACAGCCTCGCCGCGGCCGACTACCTCCTGATCACGCTCCAATGCGAATATCTCGCGCTCGAAGGCCTCGGCCAGATCTTGCGCAACGTCGAACGGTTGAAAACCGCCAACATCAACAGCGCCCTCGAACTCGGCGGCGTTGTCATGACCATGTTCGATATTCGCACCCGCCTCTCCCGGCAGGTGGTCGACGAAGTAAAAAACCACCTGCCGGACAAAATTTTTTCCACGGTCATTCCGCGCACGGTGCGCCTCAGCGAAGCGCCGAGCTTCGGCCAGACCATCTTTGCTTACGACCCGCTGAGCCCGGGCGCGACGGCCTACCGGAATCTCGCCAAGGAACTCATCGAACGGTTCAAACTCCACGCGTGA
- a CDS encoding sensor histidine kinase: protein MRNSYRRKTILIFALALSLVAALLAIVMQEDLRERLGTAFYVLGFAICGCVLLVLAGYVWDRTLRQRLQKIGEAPDDFSSPLGSGSIDDTDEVIGLARKIERLAQSLQRVEASYRGIVEDQVDLICRYRADGELTFVNGAYSRALGASRSDLIGRPFVCADAVKTDSEAALTFERLVTLPDGQQRWILWTQRGIRVSPSAPREFQAVGHDITDRKASESTLLQAKEKAEAMERAKSDFVAMVSHEIRTPVNGIVGFSRLLSDTKLDAEQREHVALIRSSSLALEALVNDLLDLSRLEADKIEIASAAFLPRACLESVCAFFAPRARTSGVTLTFHVHSDVPVTVYGDENRLRQILTNLVANALKFTERGRVNIEVRCARGESISPKRRHLKLFFTVTDTGAGIPAEKVNLLFRAFSQVDASSANRAQGHGLGLLISRRLCERMGGAMTLESRVGEGTTVHFSIAGEYEPSHTESPFVETTTK, encoded by the coding sequence ATGCGTAACTCCTATCGGCGAAAGACCATCTTGATCTTCGCGTTGGCACTGAGCCTCGTCGCCGCGCTGCTCGCCATTGTCATGCAAGAGGATTTGCGTGAACGACTTGGCACTGCTTTCTACGTCCTGGGTTTCGCCATCTGCGGCTGTGTTCTGCTCGTCCTCGCAGGCTACGTCTGGGATCGCACCCTCCGCCAGCGCCTGCAAAAAATCGGCGAAGCGCCCGACGACTTTTCCTCCCCCCTCGGCTCCGGCAGCATCGACGACACCGACGAAGTCATTGGCCTTGCCCGCAAGATCGAGCGCCTCGCCCAATCTCTCCAACGCGTCGAAGCCAGCTATCGCGGCATTGTCGAAGATCAGGTGGATCTCATCTGCCGCTATCGCGCCGACGGAGAACTCACTTTCGTCAACGGCGCTTACTCCCGCGCGCTCGGCGCCAGCCGCAGCGATCTGATCGGCCGGCCCTTCGTCTGCGCCGATGCCGTCAAAACCGACAGCGAAGCCGCGCTGACCTTCGAGCGCTTGGTCACCTTGCCGGACGGGCAACAACGCTGGATTCTCTGGACCCAGCGCGGCATTCGCGTCAGCCCGTCCGCCCCCCGCGAATTTCAAGCCGTCGGCCACGACATCACCGATCGCAAAGCCTCGGAATCCACCCTCCTGCAAGCGAAGGAAAAGGCCGAAGCCATGGAGCGCGCGAAGTCGGATTTCGTGGCAATGGTCAGTCACGAAATCCGCACGCCCGTGAACGGCATTGTCGGCTTTTCCCGCCTTCTTTCCGACACCAAACTCGACGCCGAACAACGCGAGCATGTCGCCCTCATCCGCTCCAGCAGTCTTGCACTCGAAGCCTTGGTCAACGACCTCCTCGATCTTTCGCGATTGGAAGCCGACAAGATCGAAATCGCCTCGGCCGCTTTTCTCCCGCGCGCCTGTCTCGAAAGCGTCTGCGCCTTCTTCGCGCCCCGCGCCCGCACCTCCGGAGTCACCCTCACGTTCCACGTCCACAGCGACGTGCCGGTTACGGTCTACGGCGACGAAAACCGCCTGCGGCAAATCCTCACCAACCTGGTGGCCAACGCGCTCAAGTTCACTGAGCGCGGCCGCGTAAACATCGAAGTGCGTTGCGCCCGCGGCGAATCGATCAGCCCCAAACGGCGGCACCTGAAACTGTTCTTCACGGTGACTGACACCGGTGCGGGCATTCCGGCTGAAAAGGTAAACCTCCTGTTCCGTGCGTTCAGCCAAGTCGACGCCTCAAGCGCCAATCGCGCCCAAGGTCACGGTCTCGGTCTGCTCATCTCGCGCCGACTTTGTGAACGCATGGGCGGGGCGATGACGCTTGAAAGTCGCGTGGGTGAAGGCACCACCGTGCACTTCTCCATCGCGGGCGAATACGAGCCCAGCCACACGGAAAGTCCGTTCGTCGAAACAACGACGAAGTAA
- a CDS encoding ThuA domain-containing protein has translation MKKALIFQGGWDGHQPRQCADLFATKLTERGFAVEVADSLTVLNDAERLRELSLIVPLWTCGTLTAEQETNLVAAVEKGGVGLGGFHGGMGDAFRGAISYQWMVGGQFLAHPDNVKDYTINIVRPDDPITRGIPDFKVRSEQYYMLVDPRNEVLATTTHQSVSATWTNGVVMPFVWKKPHGAGRVFYAAMGHQLAEFHDHPEQLEITLRGMVWAAR, from the coding sequence ATGAAAAAAGCTCTGATTTTCCAAGGTGGCTGGGATGGCCACCAACCCAGGCAATGTGCCGATCTGTTCGCCACGAAACTGACCGAGCGCGGGTTTGCCGTCGAGGTGGCCGACTCCCTGACCGTGCTCAATGACGCAGAACGGTTGCGCGAGTTATCGTTGATCGTGCCGCTGTGGACGTGCGGCACACTCACGGCCGAGCAGGAAACCAATCTCGTGGCTGCCGTCGAAAAGGGCGGTGTGGGGCTGGGCGGGTTTCACGGCGGCATGGGCGATGCGTTTCGGGGCGCCATTTCGTATCAATGGATGGTGGGCGGACAATTTCTGGCGCATCCGGACAACGTGAAGGACTACACGATCAACATCGTGCGACCCGACGATCCGATCACTCGCGGGATTCCGGATTTCAAGGTGCGCAGCGAGCAATACTACATGCTGGTCGATCCCCGCAATGAGGTGCTTGCGACGACGACGCATCAGAGTGTGAGCGCGACATGGACCAATGGCGTGGTGATGCCGTTTGTCTGGAAAAAACCGCATGGTGCGGGCCGCGTTTTTTATGCGGCGATGGGGCACCAGCTCGCGGAGTTTCACGATCATCCGGAGCAGTTGGAAATCACGTTGCGCGGCATGGTTTGGGCCGCGCGGTAA
- a CDS encoding sugar phosphate isomerase/epimerase family protein, whose protein sequence is MPHIAHIANLWSLVGHPSREKEWSLEKKIKAVADAGFDGITTALTPEHRRLAEKYQLPHLLGFISDSSGDPEKYVAAIRAQKEAGAVQINVQLDDHDTPPAVAAKHWLRLVREAEKIGGVVVSLEVHRDCCTETPEKTYEIAERFQKATGQLIKINFDFSHFAVVKHLGPGNYSARLLDHPDLVQNSDQSHCRPFNGHHCQVAVTHKGALTDEAKSYLAFTVDLFKCWKAAPQNADRTLYVCPEMGPYHEGGAGYNITGLPPAWPDAVVLRGELAKAWKRAK, encoded by the coding sequence ATGCCCCACATCGCCCACATTGCCAACCTTTGGTCCCTCGTCGGCCACCCCTCTCGTGAAAAAGAGTGGTCCCTCGAGAAGAAAATTAAAGCAGTCGCCGACGCCGGCTTCGACGGCATCACCACTGCCCTCACGCCCGAACATCGCCGCTTGGCGGAAAAATACCAACTCCCGCACCTGCTCGGATTCATCTCCGACAGCTCGGGCGATCCGGAAAAATATGTTGCCGCGATCCGCGCTCAAAAAGAAGCCGGCGCCGTGCAGATCAACGTCCAGCTCGACGACCACGACACTCCGCCCGCCGTCGCCGCCAAACACTGGTTGCGCCTCGTGCGCGAAGCCGAGAAAATCGGCGGCGTCGTCGTCTCGCTCGAAGTTCATCGCGACTGCTGCACCGAGACGCCGGAAAAGACCTATGAAATCGCCGAGCGCTTTCAGAAAGCCACCGGTCAGCTCATCAAGATCAACTTCGATTTCTCGCACTTCGCGGTCGTGAAACATCTCGGACCGGGCAACTACAGCGCCCGCCTCCTCGACCATCCCGACCTCGTGCAAAACTCCGATCAATCGCATTGCCGGCCCTTCAACGGCCACCATTGCCAGGTCGCCGTCACGCACAAAGGCGCACTCACCGACGAGGCCAAAAGCTATCTGGCGTTCACCGTCGACCTTTTCAAATGCTGGAAAGCCGCCCCGCAAAACGCAGATCGTACGCTCTACGTCTGCCCGGAAATGGGACCGTATCACGAGGGCGGTGCCGGCTATAACATCACCGGCCTCCCCCCGGCCTGGCCTGATGCCGTCGTCCTGAGAGGCGAACTCGCGAAAGCCTGGAAACGCGCGAAATAA
- a CDS encoding NAD(P)-dependent oxidoreductase: protein MSEKIAFVGVGRMGANMARRLKDCGYTVTAVYDVHAPAAAELAKEIGATHATTLAAVTAAADVIFTVVTDDAAQLGVFAESGDSLLTKAAGKVFVNCATITPKTHVEVARRAQAAGAFTLEGCMASSIPQARNGTLYLMCGGDRATFDRVQPILEKLSTALRYIGTTGQAAQVKALVNMVMNINTCALAEGLGLAAALGLDLNMLREVFSQTGANSQVLKTDGEDMQNRDHACFFSGSHAAKDSGIAWTLGAETGLNLPLAAAAKLQFDRMVALGLGQLDKSGVAELTFKGRHA, encoded by the coding sequence ATGTCTGAAAAAATCGCTTTTGTCGGAGTTGGCCGGATGGGCGCCAACATGGCCCGCCGCCTCAAAGATTGCGGTTACACCGTCACCGCCGTTTACGACGTCCATGCGCCCGCCGCCGCGGAATTGGCCAAGGAAATTGGTGCCACGCACGCCACCACCCTCGCCGCCGTCACCGCGGCTGCGGACGTGATCTTTACCGTCGTCACAGACGACGCCGCGCAACTCGGTGTCTTCGCAGAATCAGGTGATTCCCTGCTGACGAAGGCCGCCGGCAAAGTGTTCGTGAATTGCGCGACCATCACGCCGAAGACGCACGTCGAGGTCGCCCGCCGCGCTCAAGCCGCCGGAGCTTTCACCCTCGAAGGCTGCATGGCCTCGTCGATTCCCCAAGCGCGCAACGGCACCCTCTACCTCATGTGCGGCGGCGACCGGGCGACCTTCGATCGCGTTCAACCGATCCTCGAGAAACTCAGCACTGCTCTCCGCTACATCGGCACGACCGGCCAGGCGGCGCAGGTCAAGGCCCTCGTCAACATGGTGATGAATATCAATACCTGCGCGCTCGCCGAAGGCCTCGGCCTCGCTGCCGCCCTCGGGCTCGATCTCAACATGCTGCGCGAAGTCTTCAGCCAGACCGGCGCCAACTCCCAAGTTCTCAAAACCGACGGCGAAGACATGCAGAATCGCGACCACGCGTGCTTCTTCTCCGGTTCGCACGCGGCCAAAGACAGCGGCATCGCCTGGACCCTTGGCGCCGAGACCGGCCTCAACCTTCCCCTCGCCGCCGCCGCCAAGCTCCAGTTCGATCGGATGGTCGCCCTCGGCCTCGGCCAACTCGACAAGAGCGGCGTCGCCGAACTCACGTTCAAAGGCCGCCACGCCTGA
- a CDS encoding MBL fold metallo-hydrolase produces the protein MARIPLEDNFNDVINKTQRGLKISDEELAAKAEVSAADLAAVKGGEPIVPVIRRLARHLRLGPNALETLAEKAWYPQQPVFPRGFAAFNTPFEDMTVNSYLIWDPRSRQAAAFDTGADATGMIDVIRAEHLDVRYIFLTHTHEDHVADLPRLAAETKADVWASDREPADFPGAKTFQENVHFHLGELAIKTLSTWGHSPGMTTFFVTGLSWPLAIVGDSIFSCSMGGSPTNFEDQYRNNVQKILSLPRDTVFACGHGPLTTLAQEKQHNPFFAR, from the coding sequence ATGGCTCGGATTCCTCTCGAAGATAATTTTAACGACGTCATCAACAAGACCCAACGCGGTCTGAAAATCTCCGACGAAGAACTCGCCGCCAAGGCCGAGGTTTCCGCCGCAGATCTCGCCGCCGTCAAAGGCGGCGAACCGATCGTTCCGGTCATCCGCCGCCTCGCGCGTCACCTGCGCCTCGGGCCCAACGCCCTCGAAACCCTCGCGGAAAAAGCGTGGTATCCCCAGCAACCCGTGTTCCCGCGCGGATTCGCCGCGTTTAACACTCCTTTCGAGGACATGACGGTCAATAGTTACCTCATTTGGGATCCCCGCTCGCGCCAGGCGGCCGCCTTCGATACCGGCGCCGATGCGACCGGAATGATCGACGTCATCCGCGCCGAACACCTCGATGTGCGCTACATCTTTCTCACGCACACCCACGAGGACCACGTGGCCGACCTGCCCCGCCTCGCTGCGGAAACCAAGGCCGACGTCTGGGCCAGCGACCGCGAACCCGCGGATTTTCCCGGCGCGAAAACCTTTCAGGAAAACGTCCATTTTCACCTCGGCGAGCTCGCGATCAAAACGCTCTCCACGTGGGGCCACTCGCCCGGCATGACGACGTTTTTTGTCACCGGCTTGAGCTGGCCCCTCGCCATTGTAGGCGACTCGATCTTCTCGTGCTCGATGGGCGGCAGCCCGACGAACTTCGAAGACCAATATCGAAATAACGTCCAAAAAATCCTCTCGCTCCCGCGCGATACCGTCTTCGCCTGCGGCCACGGCCCGCTCACGACCCTCGCCCAGGAAAAGCAGCACAATCCCTTCTTCGCCCGCTAA